The Deinococcus arcticus sequence CCCCTGCGCGCCATTGCCGACACCGTGATTGACACCACGCACCTCAGTGCCCGCGACCTGTCGGCCCAGGTGCTGCGCCTGTTCCGGCTGGAAAACGACTTTCACCTGCGCCTGATGTCCTTTGGCTTCAAGCACGCGCCGCCCCGCGACGCCGATCTGGTGCTGGACGTGAGATCGCTGCCCAATCCCTACTACGACGCCGAACTGCGCCCCCGCACCGGCCTGGACCCGGCCGTGGCCCGCTACGCCTTCGGGGACCCCGGCGCCGAGGTGTTCTATACCGAGCTGCGTGATTTTGTGCGCGTGGCCGCCGAGCGCGCCCGCGCGGCCGGGCGGCACGGCTACACCGTGGCGGTGGGCTGCACGGGGGGCCAGCACCGCAGCGTGGCGGTGGCCGCGCGCCTGGCCCAGGACCTGAAGGACCTGAATGTGGACATCATGGACCACCGCGACATGAAGGCGGGCGAGGAGGCGTGAGCGACCCGCCCATCCCCCGCAGCTCGCCGGTGGTGCCGGAGAGCATG is a genomic window containing:
- the rapZ gene encoding RNase adapter RapZ → MPFVVVSGLSGSGKSTALRTLEDAGFFITDNLPPELWGAMHDLVSARGLPCVAISTDARTRDFLGALEASYVRLSRRREDLRVLFLEANTDVLLKRYNFTRREHPLGDNLMLDFARERELLAPLRAIADTVIDTTHLSARDLSAQVLRLFRLENDFHLRLMSFGFKHAPPRDADLVLDVRSLPNPYYDAELRPRTGLDPAVARYAFGDPGAEVFYTELRDFVRVAAERARAAGRHGYTVAVGCTGGQHRSVAVAARLAQDLKDLNVDIMDHRDMKAGEEA